The Sinomicrobium kalidii genome contains a region encoding:
- a CDS encoding START-like domain-containing protein encodes MQDKIKYELEFQIHSSPQLLFQYLSTPSGLSEWFADNVNSRGEIYTFIWDGSEEEAKLVRKKSGESVKFKWLTSEDDAFFEFKIVVDEITKDVSLLITDFTDEDEMDEAKMLWENQISDLKHVLGSA; translated from the coding sequence ATGCAGGATAAAATAAAATACGAACTTGAATTTCAGATACATTCTTCCCCACAGCTTTTATTTCAGTATCTCTCTACGCCGTCCGGATTGTCCGAATGGTTTGCCGATAATGTGAATTCCCGTGGTGAAATTTACACCTTTATCTGGGACGGCAGTGAGGAAGAGGCCAAGTTGGTGCGGAAAAAAAGCGGGGAATCCGTGAAGTTTAAATGGCTCACATCAGAAGACGATGCCTTTTTCGAGTTCAAGATCGTAGTGGACGAAATTACCAAGGACGTTTCGCTACTGATCACGGATTTTACCGATGAAGATGAAATGGATGAGGCCAAAATGCTTTGGGAAAATCAGATTTCCGATCTGAAACACGTTCTCGGATCTGCATAA
- a CDS encoding HU family DNA-binding protein, giving the protein MNKTELIDAMAADAGITKAAAKKALESFLGSVEKTLKKGDKVSLVGFGSWSVSKRAAREGRNPQTGKTIKIAAKKVVKFKAGAELSGAVN; this is encoded by the coding sequence ATGAACAAAACAGAATTAATCGATGCCATGGCTGCAGATGCTGGCATCACCAAGGCCGCAGCCAAAAAAGCCCTGGAATCATTCCTGGGAAGCGTAGAAAAAACCTTGAAAAAAGGTGACAAAGTATCCTTGGTAGGCTTTGGATCATGGTCAGTTTCCAAAAGAGCTGCGAGGGAAGGAAGAAACCCGCAGACCGGAAAAACCATTAAAATTGCTGCTAAAAAAGTGGTTAAGTTTAAAGCCGGAGCTGAATTGAGCGGTGCTGTAAACTAA
- a CDS encoding YqgE/AlgH family protein has product MIALKPQKGHLLIAEPSIIGDVSFNRSVVLLAEHNNEGSVGFILNKPLSFRLNELIPEITKSFKIYNGGPVEQDNLYFIHKVPQKISNSIEISNGIYWGGDFEVIVQLINNGDIKSADIKFFLGYSGWDTLQLEKELQSNSWIVSENTYKSNVIRKSASSLWKEKMVEFGGDYLLWSNAPENPNLN; this is encoded by the coding sequence ATGATTGCCTTAAAACCACAAAAGGGACATCTACTCATCGCAGAGCCTTCCATCATAGGGGACGTTTCATTCAACAGGTCCGTGGTCCTGCTCGCAGAACACAACAATGAAGGTTCCGTAGGTTTCATCCTCAACAAGCCTTTGTCTTTCCGGCTCAATGAACTGATCCCGGAAATTACCAAGTCCTTTAAGATTTATAACGGGGGGCCCGTGGAGCAGGATAATCTCTATTTTATCCACAAAGTTCCGCAAAAGATCTCCAACAGTATTGAAATTTCCAACGGAATATACTGGGGAGGAGACTTTGAAGTCATTGTTCAGCTTATAAACAACGGTGACATCAAAAGTGCTGACATTAAATTTTTCCTGGGTTATTCCGGCTGGGATACCCTTCAGCTGGAAAAAGAATTACAGTCCAACTCTTGGATCGTTTCAGAAAACACTTATAAGAGTAACGTTATCCGGAAATCCGCTTCGTCTTTATGGAAAGAAAAAATGGTGGAATTCGGCGGAGATTACCTCCTGTGGTCCAACGCCCCGGAAAACCCGAACCTGAACTGA
- a CDS encoding M16 family metallopeptidase, which yields MKKYVLNFILLAFILPLTAQEKEPPPKGGEPKDFKLPEKQVVSLDNGLELVMVPYGAIPKATISITVKTGNIHEKENEVWLCDLLGDLMEEGSESKDARTISNEMAAMGGNLNISVGSHTTNLNTDVLSEFAPQAIKTMADVLLHPKWPESELERLKNDMKRNLSVSLSRPQSQARKDFYAAIYPDHSYGRIYPTDTLIDTYTTEDIKRFYSTNFGAKRTVVYVVGKFDTASAEEAVKEAFSSWTGGPEVSYPEATPKTQHMVNIIDRPGAPQSTIMYGLPVISPEDPDYIALDITNSLLGGSFGSRITSNIREDKGYTYSPRSSLQSNYKTGVWFEAADVTSEFTGASIKEIKKEITRLQEEAPAGEELEGIKNYESGLFVLRNSTPGGIIGQLNFLDLHELPESWLEDKVKNMYEVTPEQVSEMVKKYIKPGEMTLIVVGDKAKIKDQVYETLDKDVIKE from the coding sequence ATGAAAAAATACGTTTTAAACTTCATACTACTGGCTTTTATATTGCCCCTGACCGCCCAGGAAAAGGAGCCGCCGCCGAAAGGGGGAGAACCGAAAGACTTTAAATTACCGGAAAAGCAGGTAGTTTCCCTGGATAATGGCCTGGAACTGGTTATGGTGCCTTACGGGGCCATTCCGAAGGCTACCATCAGTATTACGGTTAAAACAGGGAACATCCACGAAAAGGAAAATGAAGTATGGCTTTGTGACCTGCTGGGTGATCTGATGGAAGAAGGCAGTGAATCAAAGGATGCCAGGACCATTTCCAACGAGATGGCCGCTATGGGGGGCAACCTGAATATTTCGGTGGGGAGCCATACTACAAACCTGAACACTGACGTACTTTCCGAATTTGCCCCGCAAGCCATAAAAACAATGGCAGATGTATTATTGCATCCCAAATGGCCGGAATCGGAGCTGGAACGTCTCAAAAACGACATGAAGCGCAATCTGAGTGTTAGTTTGTCACGTCCGCAGTCACAAGCCAGGAAAGATTTTTACGCGGCCATATACCCCGATCATTCCTATGGAAGGATATACCCTACAGACACCTTGATCGATACTTATACTACGGAGGATATAAAACGGTTTTACAGTACAAATTTCGGGGCAAAACGTACCGTGGTGTATGTAGTAGGGAAATTTGATACGGCTTCGGCAGAAGAGGCCGTAAAAGAGGCTTTTTCGTCCTGGACCGGGGGACCGGAAGTTTCTTATCCGGAGGCTACCCCGAAAACACAACATATGGTGAATATCATAGATCGTCCGGGGGCGCCGCAATCCACTATTATGTACGGATTGCCTGTCATATCGCCTGAAGATCCGGATTATATTGCGCTCGATATTACCAATTCCCTCCTCGGAGGTTCTTTCGGATCGAGGATCACCAGTAATATCCGGGAAGACAAAGGGTATACCTATTCGCCGCGCAGCAGTCTTCAGAGCAATTATAAGACGGGTGTCTGGTTTGAAGCCGCTGATGTGACTTCAGAATTTACAGGCGCTTCGATAAAGGAGATCAAAAAGGAAATTACCAGGTTGCAGGAAGAAGCACCTGCCGGAGAAGAACTGGAGGGAATAAAAAACTACGAATCGGGACTGTTTGTACTGAGAAATTCCACTCCCGGGGGAATTATCGGACAATTAAATTTCCTGGACCTGCACGAGCTGCCGGAATCCTGGCTTGAGGATAAGGTGAAAAATATGTATGAGGTAACACCCGAGCAGGTCAGTGAAATGGTAAAAAAATATATTAAACCCGGAGAAATGACCCTTATTGTTGTAGGAGATAAAGCGAAAATCAAAGATCAGGTCTATGAAACGCTGGATAAGGATGTCATTAAAGAGTGA
- a CDS encoding DUF493 family protein encodes MDSEKEEKFYKRLKEELNNTTTWPSSYLYKFIVPTDAEKIAQIENIFDNTGAVIKSKKSSKGNYTSVSIQLIMESADAVIEKYREVSKVEEVISL; translated from the coding sequence ATGGATTCGGAGAAGGAAGAAAAATTCTATAAAAGGTTAAAAGAAGAATTGAATAACACAACCACTTGGCCATCCAGTTATCTCTATAAATTTATCGTTCCGACAGATGCGGAAAAAATAGCGCAAATTGAAAATATTTTCGATAACACCGGAGCGGTAATCAAAAGTAAAAAATCTTCCAAGGGCAATTATACTTCGGTTTCCATACAGCTTATTATGGAGAGTGCAGATGCTGTTATAGAAAAGTACAGGGAAGTCAGTAAGGTAGAGGAAGTAATTTCTCTTTAA
- a CDS encoding AAA family ATPase → MNTKKIVITGGPGTGKSSVLQEFSRRGYTCFPEISRQVTLEAQQQGISQLFLTDPLLFSKKLLEGREKQFLDAEKRDAERVFIDRGVHDVLAYMDYAGNPFPPYFTEVCEKCRYDAVFVMPPWKDIYVSDNERYEDFQQATAIYRFIKSTYIAYGYELVEVPTGSIPLRADFILEKLGIAMPE, encoded by the coding sequence GTGAATACAAAGAAAATTGTTATCACGGGAGGCCCCGGAACGGGAAAATCATCTGTCCTTCAGGAATTTTCCCGGAGGGGATATACCTGCTTCCCGGAAATATCCCGGCAGGTTACACTGGAAGCACAACAACAGGGAATAAGCCAGCTGTTTCTCACTGATCCCTTACTGTTCAGTAAAAAATTGCTGGAAGGACGAGAAAAACAGTTCCTCGATGCCGAAAAACGGGATGCAGAAAGGGTTTTTATCGACAGGGGCGTCCATGATGTCCTCGCTTATATGGACTATGCCGGCAATCCGTTCCCTCCCTATTTTACGGAGGTATGTGAAAAATGCAGGTATGATGCGGTATTTGTCATGCCGCCCTGGAAAGATATTTATGTTTCGGATAATGAACGTTATGAAGATTTTCAACAGGCAACGGCTATTTATCGTTTTATAAAATCTACTTATATTGCCTACGGATACGAACTCGTCGAAGTTCCCACAGGTTCCATACCTTTAAGGGCAGATTTTATACTGGAAAAACTGGGGATAGCAATGCCGGAATAA
- a CDS encoding aminotransferase class IV, with product MINFNGELLPSTSHFLNQDNRGLRYGDALFETIRVVNSKIFFWEEHYLRLMASMRILRMDIPMTFTMEYLEKEIRKTIAANEQSEAPVRVRLGVHRKPGGLYLPESRGVEYIIETKPLDSPFYTLNEESYTVELFKDHWVNSGLLSTLKTNNRLINILAGIYAAENGYDNCLLINESRNVIEAINGNIFLVKGNTIKTPPTGDGCINGVLRKQLVNIVSKLEGYTLEEASVSPFELQKADELFITNAVMGIRPVTKYRKKQFGTEVSRDLLGKLNLQVRLGGK from the coding sequence ATGATCAATTTTAACGGTGAATTACTTCCGTCAACATCACATTTTTTAAACCAGGATAACAGGGGATTGCGATACGGCGACGCCTTGTTTGAAACCATCCGGGTAGTAAATTCCAAGATATTTTTCTGGGAAGAACACTATTTACGTCTCATGGCCTCTATGCGGATTTTGAGAATGGACATACCGATGACATTTACGATGGAATACCTGGAAAAGGAGATCCGGAAAACCATCGCAGCCAATGAACAGTCGGAGGCCCCGGTCAGGGTAAGGCTCGGTGTACACAGAAAACCCGGAGGACTTTACCTCCCCGAATCCAGAGGGGTCGAATATATCATCGAAACCAAACCACTGGATAGTCCGTTCTATACACTTAATGAAGAAAGTTATACCGTAGAACTCTTTAAGGACCATTGGGTCAACTCGGGATTGCTGTCCACACTCAAAACCAACAACAGGCTTATCAACATCCTGGCAGGTATTTATGCTGCCGAGAACGGCTACGATAATTGTCTTTTGATCAATGAGTCCAGAAATGTTATCGAGGCGATCAACGGAAATATTTTCCTGGTGAAAGGAAATACGATAAAAACACCACCTACGGGCGATGGTTGTATCAACGGTGTATTGCGCAAACAATTAGTGAACATTGTTTCCAAACTGGAAGGATATACGCTTGAAGAAGCCTCAGTTTCCCCGTTTGAACTGCAAAAGGCAGACGAATTGTTTATCACAAATGCCGTCATGGGCATTCGTCCCGTAACGAAATACCGGAAAAAACAATTCGGGACCGAAGTAAGCAGGGACCTTTTGGGAAAATTGAACCTGCAGGTACGTCTCGGAGGAAAATAA
- a CDS encoding RecQ family ATP-dependent DNA helicase, which translates to MKPDATLEPLQILNKYWGFDTFRHPQRQIINALLNGQDALALLPTGGGKSICFQVPALAKSGICIVISPLVALIRDQVENLKAKDIKVTALTGGLKYSEVDSILDNCIYGNYKFLYLSPERLQQELVLERIRQMPVNLVAIDEAHCISQWGNDFRPAYRNCSVLKELFPHVPTIALTASATIKVTEDILDNLQIPDATVFRQSFARPNIAYMVFDEEDKSYKLKQILRKNRKPSIVYVRNRKATAEIAAQLNTNNITADHYHGGITPEEKDKKLRQWLNNSTQVMVATNAFGMGIDKPDVKTVIHMHLPENMESYYQEAGRAGRNGDKAFAVILKNRDDERYLKNQFLDKLPDVKFIKLLYKKLNNYFQISYGEGANMAFSFNFNHFCTTYKLNPVLAYNGLKLLDRNSVIALSEQFERKTTLQFIVSNHQLFLYMDKNPGVEHITQGILRTYGGIFDNETKVNPQLIAQKTASEEKRVIAVLEQLAKDEIISYTARHTDAQITFLVPREDDITVHIIAKAIKKQNKKKHEQVASVIRYINDDKTCKSAQILSYFGEKDTTACGVCSVCIEKKHNHLSAEIIRIIEEEILKALKQNSMSSRELTATLTFREKYVLNVLKKLLEEDKIKINDKNKYEITG; encoded by the coding sequence ATTAAACCCGACGCTACGTTAGAACCGCTTCAAATACTAAACAAATATTGGGGGTTTGATACTTTCCGGCACCCGCAACGGCAGATCATCAATGCGCTTCTGAACGGACAGGATGCTCTTGCCCTGTTGCCTACCGGTGGCGGAAAATCCATTTGTTTCCAGGTACCCGCCCTGGCAAAAAGCGGGATATGTATTGTTATTTCTCCCCTGGTGGCCCTTATCCGCGACCAGGTGGAAAACCTCAAGGCAAAAGATATCAAGGTTACTGCCCTTACCGGAGGGTTAAAATACAGCGAAGTGGACAGCATACTGGACAACTGTATTTACGGCAATTACAAATTTCTGTACCTCTCCCCGGAACGCCTCCAGCAGGAGCTGGTATTGGAACGGATACGCCAGATGCCCGTAAACCTGGTGGCGATTGACGAGGCGCATTGCATTTCGCAATGGGGAAACGACTTCCGGCCGGCCTATCGAAACTGTTCCGTATTAAAAGAATTGTTCCCTCATGTTCCCACGATTGCCCTTACGGCTTCTGCTACCATAAAGGTGACCGAAGATATCCTGGACAACCTTCAGATCCCCGATGCAACTGTTTTCCGGCAGTCCTTTGCCCGGCCTAACATTGCTTACATGGTATTCGACGAAGAGGACAAGAGTTACAAGCTAAAACAGATATTACGCAAAAACCGGAAACCTTCCATAGTCTATGTGAGAAACCGGAAAGCCACCGCAGAAATCGCCGCTCAGCTGAACACCAACAACATTACGGCCGACCATTATCACGGTGGAATAACCCCGGAAGAAAAAGACAAAAAGCTCCGGCAATGGCTGAACAACAGTACACAGGTCATGGTAGCCACCAATGCTTTCGGTATGGGAATAGACAAACCGGATGTAAAAACAGTTATCCATATGCACCTGCCCGAAAACATGGAGAGTTACTACCAGGAAGCCGGCAGGGCGGGCAGAAACGGCGATAAGGCCTTTGCAGTAATTTTGAAAAACCGGGACGACGAGCGTTACCTGAAAAACCAGTTCCTGGACAAACTTCCCGACGTAAAATTTATAAAACTCCTGTATAAAAAACTCAATAATTATTTTCAGATTTCCTACGGGGAGGGAGCAAACATGGCTTTTTCATTTAATTTCAACCATTTCTGTACTACCTATAAACTAAATCCGGTGCTTGCGTATAACGGACTCAAATTACTGGACCGAAACTCCGTAATCGCACTCTCCGAACAGTTCGAAAGAAAGACCACACTTCAGTTTATCGTGTCTAACCATCAACTGTTCCTGTACATGGACAAAAACCCGGGTGTTGAACATATTACCCAGGGTATTCTTCGTACGTACGGAGGCATTTTTGACAACGAAACAAAAGTCAACCCGCAATTAATCGCACAAAAAACGGCTTCGGAAGAAAAAAGGGTGATCGCCGTGCTGGAACAACTGGCTAAAGACGAGATCATTTCATATACCGCCCGTCACACCGATGCGCAAATAACGTTCCTCGTCCCTCGGGAAGACGACATTACGGTGCACATCATTGCCAAGGCCATCAAAAAACAGAACAAAAAGAAACACGAACAGGTAGCATCGGTCATTCGGTATATAAACGATGACAAAACCTGTAAAAGTGCTCAGATACTTTCCTATTTCGGGGAAAAGGACACGACAGCTTGCGGTGTCTGTTCGGTTTGTATCGAAAAAAAACACAACCATCTCTCTGCGGAAATCATCAGGATCATTGAAGAAGAGATACTGAAAGCCTTGAAACAAAACAGTATGAGTTCCCGGGAACTCACGGCAACCCTTACTTTCAGGGAAAAATACGTCCTGAATGTATTGAAAAAACTCCTGGAGGAGGACAAGATCAAAATAAATGACAAGAACAAATATGAAATAACAGGATAA
- a CDS encoding DUF4290 domain-containing protein: MINSLEYNTERQRLIIPEYGRHIQKMIDYAISIENRDERNKVARAIIGVMGNLNPHLRDVPDFQHKLWDQLFIISDFQLDVDSPFPKPERELLEQKPDPLKYPQNHPKYRFYGNNIKRMIDVCNNWEESDLKEGLKFTIANHMKKSFLNWNKDTVEDEVIFDHLYELSGGKINLAKWDEDLADSDNLMRGKSKHGGKSAQKNRNPKNNRNKKRY; the protein is encoded by the coding sequence TTGATCAATAGTTTAGAGTACAATACAGAGCGTCAAAGGCTTATTATTCCTGAATATGGCCGGCACATACAGAAAATGATAGATTATGCGATTTCCATAGAGAACCGGGATGAGCGCAATAAGGTGGCCAGGGCCATTATAGGTGTAATGGGGAATCTCAACCCTCATTTAAGGGATGTTCCCGATTTCCAGCATAAACTGTGGGATCAGCTTTTTATCATATCCGATTTTCAGCTGGATGTGGATTCACCGTTCCCGAAACCCGAAAGAGAGCTCCTGGAACAAAAGCCTGATCCGTTGAAATATCCGCAAAACCATCCCAAATACCGTTTTTACGGAAATAATATTAAAAGGATGATCGATGTGTGCAATAACTGGGAAGAAAGCGATCTCAAGGAAGGCCTGAAGTTTACCATTGCCAACCATATGAAAAAGAGCTTTCTCAACTGGAACAAGGACACGGTGGAGGATGAAGTTATTTTTGACCATCTTTACGAATTGAGCGGAGGTAAAATAAACCTGGCCAAGTGGGATGAAGACCTTGCGGACAGTGATAACCTCATGCGCGGAAAGTCCAAGCACGGAGGTAAATCCGCTCAGAAAAACCGGAATCCGAAGAATAACCGGAACAAAAAACGTTACTAA
- the fmt gene encoding methionyl-tRNA formyltransferase, producing the protein MRNLRIVFMGTPEFAVESLKKLVENEYEVVGVITAPDKPAGRGRKIRQSAIKEYAVSQNLKVLQPTNLKDERFLDELRALEANLQVVVAFRMLPRVVWQMPEYGTFNLHASLLPDYRGAAPINHAIMNGESVTGVTTFFIDDKIDTGEIILREKTEILPDDNAGRLHDKLMKLGGALVLTTVKQIETGKVTTQKQEEISDPKTAHKINKDTCRIDWTADMTTIYDHIRGLSPYPGAWTTLTNDGENIQVKIYDTQKEKSEHNETTGKVITGKSDVKVAVRGGFIHLREIQLPGKRKMDIGDVLNGYTFHPDAKVS; encoded by the coding sequence ATGAGAAATTTGAGGATCGTATTTATGGGCACCCCGGAATTTGCCGTGGAAAGCCTGAAAAAACTGGTAGAGAACGAGTATGAGGTAGTGGGTGTAATTACCGCTCCCGATAAACCGGCGGGAAGGGGGCGGAAAATCCGGCAATCTGCCATTAAGGAATATGCCGTGTCCCAGAACCTGAAAGTACTGCAACCCACAAACCTGAAAGATGAGCGGTTTCTGGACGAACTGCGTGCACTGGAAGCCAACCTCCAGGTGGTAGTGGCATTTCGTATGTTACCCCGTGTGGTATGGCAAATGCCGGAATACGGCACATTTAACCTCCACGCCTCCCTGCTGCCCGACTATCGCGGGGCCGCGCCGATCAATCACGCCATAATGAATGGTGAAAGCGTAACCGGCGTTACCACATTTTTTATTGATGATAAAATAGACACCGGGGAAATCATTCTCCGGGAAAAAACAGAGATCCTCCCGGACGATAACGCCGGGCGCCTTCACGATAAACTGATGAAGCTCGGCGGGGCTCTTGTACTCACTACCGTAAAACAGATAGAAACAGGAAAGGTCACTACCCAAAAGCAAGAAGAAATATCCGACCCGAAGACCGCCCATAAAATAAACAAAGACACCTGTCGTATTGACTGGACCGCAGATATGACGACGATATACGACCATATCCGGGGGTTAAGTCCGTACCCCGGTGCATGGACCACACTTACCAATGACGGTGAAAACATACAGGTAAAAATATACGATACGCAAAAAGAAAAATCGGAACACAACGAAACCACCGGAAAGGTCATCACAGGAAAAAGTGACGTAAAGGTTGCCGTTCGGGGTGGCTTCATTCATCTCAGGGAGATACAGCTTCCCGGAAAACGAAAAATGGACATCGGGGATGTACTCAACGGATATACGTTTCACCCTGATGCCAAAGTCAGCTAA
- the murA gene encoding UDP-N-acetylglucosamine 1-carboxyvinyltransferase, translated as MGTFKIEGGQTLQGEITPQGAKNEALQILCAVLLTEETITIHNIPDILDVNKLIDLLERLGVKTEKLGKGAYSFKADEIDLEYLQSVQFKEDGKGLRGSIMIVGPLLARFGKGYIPKPGGDKIGRRRLDTHFEGLIKLGARFRYNREEYFYGVEAEKLKGTFMLLDEASVTGTANIVMASVLAEGTTTIYNAACEPYLQQLCKMLNRMGAKISGVGSNLLTIEGVEKLSGTTHTMLPDMIEIGSWIGLAAMTQSELTIKNAGWGSLGQIPNVFRKLGITLEKRGDDIYIPSHTDGYEIQSYIDGSILTVSDAPWPGFTPDLLSIVLVVATQARGSVLIHQKMFESRLFFVDKLIDMGAKIILCDPHRATVIGHDFKSRLKATTMTSPDIRAGVSLLIAALSAKGTSTIHNIEQIDRGYENIDERLRAIGARIERI; from the coding sequence ATGGGTACATTTAAAATAGAAGGAGGACAAACACTACAAGGAGAAATAACCCCCCAGGGAGCAAAAAACGAGGCCTTACAGATATTGTGTGCCGTATTGCTTACGGAAGAAACGATTACCATTCACAATATCCCCGATATACTGGATGTCAATAAACTTATCGACCTGTTGGAACGGTTGGGAGTTAAAACGGAAAAACTGGGCAAGGGTGCTTATAGCTTTAAGGCCGATGAAATAGACCTGGAGTACCTCCAGTCCGTACAGTTTAAGGAAGACGGCAAAGGGCTCCGGGGGTCCATTATGATTGTAGGACCGCTTTTGGCCCGTTTTGGTAAAGGATATATTCCTAAGCCCGGCGGTGATAAAATAGGCCGCAGGCGACTGGACACACATTTTGAAGGGCTCATTAAGCTCGGAGCCAGGTTCCGGTATAACCGGGAAGAGTATTTTTACGGCGTGGAAGCCGAGAAACTGAAAGGAACGTTCATGTTGCTGGACGAAGCTTCCGTAACCGGTACGGCAAACATTGTTATGGCCTCGGTACTCGCCGAAGGAACCACCACTATTTACAATGCCGCCTGCGAACCGTATTTACAGCAACTGTGTAAAATGCTGAACAGGATGGGGGCAAAGATAAGTGGTGTAGGCTCTAACCTGCTTACTATCGAAGGTGTGGAAAAACTGTCGGGAACTACACATACCATGTTGCCCGATATGATAGAAATCGGCAGCTGGATAGGACTTGCCGCCATGACACAAAGCGAACTTACCATCAAAAACGCGGGTTGGGGCAGTCTCGGGCAGATCCCGAATGTGTTCAGAAAACTAGGGATCACCCTGGAAAAAAGAGGGGACGATATCTATATCCCTTCCCATACGGACGGCTATGAGATCCAGAGTTATATAGACGGTTCCATATTAACGGTATCGGATGCGCCATGGCCCGGTTTTACGCCGGACCTGTTGAGTATTGTGCTTGTAGTGGCCACCCAGGCCCGGGGAAGTGTGCTTATCCACCAGAAAATGTTCGAAAGCCGGCTGTTCTTCGTAGATAAACTCATAGATATGGGGGCCAAGATCATTCTCTGCGATCCGCACAGGGCTACGGTGATCGGGCATGATTTTAAGTCAAGGCTAAAAGCGACCACCATGACTTCACCCGATATAAGGGCAGGAGTGTCGTTGCTGATAGCCGCACTTTCGGCGAAAGGTACTTCCACCATACACAACATTGAGCAGATAGACCGCGGTTATGAAAATATCGATGAACGCCTGCGGGCTATCGGTGCAAGAATAGAACGCATTTAG